Proteins encoded together in one Glandiceps talaboti chromosome 11, keGlaTala1.1, whole genome shotgun sequence window:
- the LOC144442503 gene encoding ATP-dependent RNA helicase DDX3Y-like isoform X2 has translation MSNGANQHGQGLDQQFAGLDLNAPIDGRGRGGPVTRSKYIPPHLRSSGQPQPQPQANNFNPAAGGYPRQNPQQGGFVPSPNDYHMRGGHQQGHFQNFQRRGSDQERPGSGRYNQGGYDNRGGYNRGGYGGGGYQDRGGYNRGGYNNRGNFNQAPAYNNRWKNDDRSNLDDGRPTEPATLDDWTKLLPRNERVEKELFSGGCTGINFDKYEDIPVEATGEKIPDHINDFCDIDLGEIIQLNIQHSRYARPTPVQKYAIPIIRKKRDVMACAQTGSGKTAAFLLPILAQIYDHGPGKIAEQVAPQGSQNRYTRRKHFPLGLVLAPTRELASQIYDEARKFSYRSHVRPCVVYGGADVGGQMRDLDRGCHLLVATPGRLVDMIERGKIGLDQIQWLVLDEADRMLDMGFEPQIRRIVEQDTMPKTGSRQTLMFSATFPKEIQMLARDFLETYIFLAVGRVGSTSTNITQKVVWVDEADKRSFLLDLLNAAGSESLTLVFVETKKGADALEDFLHTEGYHATSIHGDRSQREREEALRNFRSGFQPILVATAVAARGLDIPNVKHVINFDMPSDIEEYVHRIGRTGRVGNLGLATSFFNEKNRNVVRDLMEILVENKMEIPSWLESMAYDAKHSGSTRRGSGRNRYGSGGFGSRDYRQTNRPRNTGPQYGHNPNFGGYYGGSSYGGSYSQAPQTTDWFGN, from the exons ATGAGTAATGGGGCCAATCAACATGGACAGGGTCTAGATCAGCAG TTTGCAGGCCTAGACTTGAATGCTCCTATCGACGGCAGAGGAAGAGGAGGACCAGTAACAC GTTCAAAGTATATTCCTCCTCATTTGCGGAGTAGTGGTCAACCTCAGCCACAGCCTCAGGCTAACAACTTCAATCCTGCTGCAGGTGGTTACCCTCGTCAGAACCCCCAACAAG GTGGTTTTGTTCCATCACCAAATGACTACCACATGAGAGGTGGCCACCAGCAGGGCCACTTTCAAAACTTTCAACGGCGTGGAAGTGACCAGGAACGTCCCGGAAGTGGAAGGTACAACCAAGGTGGTTACGATAATAGAGGGGGGTACAACAGGGGAGGATATGGTGGAGGTGGATACCAAGATAGAGGGGGGTACAACCGAGGAGGGTACAACAATCGTGGCAATTTTAACCAAGCTCCTGCGTACAACAATCGCTGGAAGAATGACGATCGCTCTAATCTTGATGATGGGCGACCAACAGAACCAGCCACCCTTGATGACTGGACTAAATTGCTTCCAAGAAATGAACGAGTGGAAAA AGAGTTGTTCAGTGGCGGATGTACTGGTATCAACTTTGACAAGTATGAGGATATTCCAGTTGAAGCTACTGGAGAAAAGATTCCTGACCATATTAATGAT TTCTGTGATATTGATCTTGGGGAAATCATTCAACTGAACATCCAACATAGCCGATATGCCCGGCCAACACCAGTCCAGAAGTACGCCATTCCCATTATTCGCAAGAAGCGTGATGTGATGGCTTGTGCACAAACAG GTTCTGGTAAGACAGCAGCCTTCCTGCTGCCCATATTAGCTCAAATCTATGACCATGGCCCTGGGAAAATAGCTGAG CAAGTGGCTCCACAAGGAAGCCAG AACCGTTACACACGTCGCAAGCATTTCCCTCTGGGTTTGGTCTTGGCACCAACTAGAGAACTGGCTTCTCAGATTTATGATGAGGCTCGTAAG TTTTCTTACCGATCCCATGTACGTCCATGCGTGGTATATGGAGGTGCTGATGTTGGTGGACAGATGCGAGATCTGGACCGTGGATGTCACCTCTTGGTTGCTACTCCAGGACGTCTGGTTGATATGATTGAGCGTGGTAAAATTGGACTTGATCAAATTCA ATGGCTTGTCCTAGATGAAGCTGACAGAAtgctggatatgggttttgaaCCTCAGATCAGACGCATAGTGGAACAGGACACCATGCCTAAAACAGGAAGTAGACAGACACTCATGTTCAGTGCTACATTCCCAAAAGAAATCCAG ATGCTCGCCCGTGATTTCCTGGAAACCTACATTTTCTTGGCAGTAGGTAGAGTTGGTAGTACCAGTACCAACATCACTCAGAAAGTTGTATGGGTGGATGAAGCGGACAAGAGATCTTTCTTGCTGGATCTGCTGAATGCTGCAG GTTCTGAGTCTTTGACACTGGTGTTTGTGGAGACCAAGAAAGGTGCTGATGCGTTGGAAGATTTTCTACACACAGAAGGTTACCATGCAACAAGTATCCATGGCGATCGTTCTCAGAGAGAACGTGAAGAGGCTCTACGTAACTTCCGTTCTGGCTTCCAACCTATTCTCGTTGCTACTGCT GTAGCTGCAAGAGGTTTGGATATCCCAAATGTGAAGCATGTCATCAATTTTGACATGCCAAGTGATATTGAAGAGTACGTCCATCGTATTGGTCGTACAGGTCGTGTAGGCAACTTGG GTTTGGCAACATCTTTCTTCAATGAGAAAAACAGAAATGTTGTACGTGACCTGATGGAGATTCTGGTTGAGAATAAGATGGAGATACCGTCGTGGTTAGAATCAATGGCTTATGATGCCAAACATAGTGGTAGCACTAGACGTGGCAGTGGCCGCAACAG GTATGGAAGTGGTGGTTTTGGTTCTCGTGATTACCGTCAAACCAACCGTCCTCGTAACACAGGGCCACAGTATGGACATAATCCTAACTTTGGTGGTTACTATGGTGGCAGTTCCTATGGTGGAAGTTACTCACAAGCACCACAGACAACTGACTGGTTTGGAAACTAA
- the LOC144442503 gene encoding ATP-dependent RNA helicase DDX3X-like isoform X1, with the protein MSNGANQHGQGLDQQFAGLDLNAPIDGRGRGGPVTRSKYIPPHLRSSGQPQPQPQANNFNPAAGGYPRQNPQQEFYRRASGGGGIAYNSFDGYGVPGYAGQPQAFPRGGFVPSPNDYHMRGGHQQGHFQNFQRRGSDQERPGSGRYNQGGYDNRGGYNRGGYGGGGYQDRGGYNRGGYNNRGNFNQAPAYNNRWKNDDRSNLDDGRPTEPATLDDWTKLLPRNERVEKELFSGGCTGINFDKYEDIPVEATGEKIPDHINDFCDIDLGEIIQLNIQHSRYARPTPVQKYAIPIIRKKRDVMACAQTGSGKTAAFLLPILAQIYDHGPGKIAEQVAPQGSQNRYTRRKHFPLGLVLAPTRELASQIYDEARKFSYRSHVRPCVVYGGADVGGQMRDLDRGCHLLVATPGRLVDMIERGKIGLDQIQWLVLDEADRMLDMGFEPQIRRIVEQDTMPKTGSRQTLMFSATFPKEIQMLARDFLETYIFLAVGRVGSTSTNITQKVVWVDEADKRSFLLDLLNAAGSESLTLVFVETKKGADALEDFLHTEGYHATSIHGDRSQREREEALRNFRSGFQPILVATAVAARGLDIPNVKHVINFDMPSDIEEYVHRIGRTGRVGNLGLATSFFNEKNRNVVRDLMEILVENKMEIPSWLESMAYDAKHSGSTRRGSGRNRYGSGGFGSRDYRQTNRPRNTGPQYGHNPNFGGYYGGSSYGGSYSQAPQTTDWFGN; encoded by the exons ATGAGTAATGGGGCCAATCAACATGGACAGGGTCTAGATCAGCAG TTTGCAGGCCTAGACTTGAATGCTCCTATCGACGGCAGAGGAAGAGGAGGACCAGTAACAC GTTCAAAGTATATTCCTCCTCATTTGCGGAGTAGTGGTCAACCTCAGCCACAGCCTCAGGCTAACAACTTCAATCCTGCTGCAGGTGGTTACCCTCGTCAGAACCCCCAACAAG AATTCTACCGCAGAGCAAGTGGCGGTGGTGGCATTGCCTACAATAGTTTTGATGGCTATGGTGTTCCTGGTTACGCAGGTCAACCACAAGCTTTCCCGAGAG GTGGTTTTGTTCCATCACCAAATGACTACCACATGAGAGGTGGCCACCAGCAGGGCCACTTTCAAAACTTTCAACGGCGTGGAAGTGACCAGGAACGTCCCGGAAGTGGAAGGTACAACCAAGGTGGTTACGATAATAGAGGGGGGTACAACAGGGGAGGATATGGTGGAGGTGGATACCAAGATAGAGGGGGGTACAACCGAGGAGGGTACAACAATCGTGGCAATTTTAACCAAGCTCCTGCGTACAACAATCGCTGGAAGAATGACGATCGCTCTAATCTTGATGATGGGCGACCAACAGAACCAGCCACCCTTGATGACTGGACTAAATTGCTTCCAAGAAATGAACGAGTGGAAAA AGAGTTGTTCAGTGGCGGATGTACTGGTATCAACTTTGACAAGTATGAGGATATTCCAGTTGAAGCTACTGGAGAAAAGATTCCTGACCATATTAATGAT TTCTGTGATATTGATCTTGGGGAAATCATTCAACTGAACATCCAACATAGCCGATATGCCCGGCCAACACCAGTCCAGAAGTACGCCATTCCCATTATTCGCAAGAAGCGTGATGTGATGGCTTGTGCACAAACAG GTTCTGGTAAGACAGCAGCCTTCCTGCTGCCCATATTAGCTCAAATCTATGACCATGGCCCTGGGAAAATAGCTGAG CAAGTGGCTCCACAAGGAAGCCAG AACCGTTACACACGTCGCAAGCATTTCCCTCTGGGTTTGGTCTTGGCACCAACTAGAGAACTGGCTTCTCAGATTTATGATGAGGCTCGTAAG TTTTCTTACCGATCCCATGTACGTCCATGCGTGGTATATGGAGGTGCTGATGTTGGTGGACAGATGCGAGATCTGGACCGTGGATGTCACCTCTTGGTTGCTACTCCAGGACGTCTGGTTGATATGATTGAGCGTGGTAAAATTGGACTTGATCAAATTCA ATGGCTTGTCCTAGATGAAGCTGACAGAAtgctggatatgggttttgaaCCTCAGATCAGACGCATAGTGGAACAGGACACCATGCCTAAAACAGGAAGTAGACAGACACTCATGTTCAGTGCTACATTCCCAAAAGAAATCCAG ATGCTCGCCCGTGATTTCCTGGAAACCTACATTTTCTTGGCAGTAGGTAGAGTTGGTAGTACCAGTACCAACATCACTCAGAAAGTTGTATGGGTGGATGAAGCGGACAAGAGATCTTTCTTGCTGGATCTGCTGAATGCTGCAG GTTCTGAGTCTTTGACACTGGTGTTTGTGGAGACCAAGAAAGGTGCTGATGCGTTGGAAGATTTTCTACACACAGAAGGTTACCATGCAACAAGTATCCATGGCGATCGTTCTCAGAGAGAACGTGAAGAGGCTCTACGTAACTTCCGTTCTGGCTTCCAACCTATTCTCGTTGCTACTGCT GTAGCTGCAAGAGGTTTGGATATCCCAAATGTGAAGCATGTCATCAATTTTGACATGCCAAGTGATATTGAAGAGTACGTCCATCGTATTGGTCGTACAGGTCGTGTAGGCAACTTGG GTTTGGCAACATCTTTCTTCAATGAGAAAAACAGAAATGTTGTACGTGACCTGATGGAGATTCTGGTTGAGAATAAGATGGAGATACCGTCGTGGTTAGAATCAATGGCTTATGATGCCAAACATAGTGGTAGCACTAGACGTGGCAGTGGCCGCAACAG GTATGGAAGTGGTGGTTTTGGTTCTCGTGATTACCGTCAAACCAACCGTCCTCGTAACACAGGGCCACAGTATGGACATAATCCTAACTTTGGTGGTTACTATGGTGGCAGTTCCTATGGTGGAAGTTACTCACAAGCACCACAGACAACTGACTGGTTTGGAAACTAA